From a single Brassica napus cultivar Da-Ae chromosome C9, Da-Ae, whole genome shotgun sequence genomic region:
- the LOC106347810 gene encoding protein phosphatase inhibitor 2: MADSKKGRVQWDEANIVEIESNKPVRQKITEPKTPYHPMIDDDGSLSPRGRSFDECVDDMQRTEELRNVLNEAAASSSRNTSQGSGSGGWSSSEEDEADPMDQDDEDVDGEKNARFNELRRVHYDEFRKVKEMRSSGSFYEEEEEDDGAKGSKTVATTSRHTKGVKKEVDAATTA, encoded by the exons ATGGCTGATTCAAAAAA GGGGCGTGTGCAGTGGGATGAAGCTAATATAGTGGAAATTGAATCTAACAAGCCTGTTAGGCAGAAGATCACTGAACCTAAGACACCCTACCACCCTATGATCGATGATGATG GTTCTCTGTCTCCTAGAGGCAGGTCGTTTGACGAATGCGTTGATGATATGCAACGTACGGAAGAACTGAGGAACGTTCTCAACGAGGCAGCAGCTTCCTCAAGTAGGAATACTAGCCAGGGGTCTGGTTCTGGTGGCTGGAGCTCGTCTGAGGAGGATGAAGCAGATCCAATGGATCAAGATGATGAAG ATGTGGATGGTGAGAAAAACGCACGTTTCAACGAACTCAGAAGAGTACATTACGATGAGTTTCGGAAGGTGAAGGAAATGAGGTCTTCAGGGTCGTTctatgaagaagaggaagaagatgatggagcAAAAGGCAGTAAAACAGTGGCAACTACCTCACGTCACACTAAAGGCGTTAAAAAAGAGGTCGATGCAGCCACGACAGCTTGA
- the LOC106350366 gene encoding ADP-ribosylation factor-related protein 1-like, which yields MFSLMHGLWTYMFSKTEFHVLILGIDKAGKTTFLEKLKTIYSISEGLPHDRIVPTVGLNIGRIEVANAKIVFWDLGGQPGLRSIWEKYYEEAHALIYLIDAACPSRFEDSKSALEKALRHEDLQGAPLLILANKQDLPNAVSAEELDRYLDLKKLDERVYMFEAASGYDGRGIKESIEWLVGVMERSKRTEALRARAGYVPVPTS from the exons ATGTTTTCTCTAATGCATGGATTGTGGACTTACATGTTCAGCAAAACTGAGTTCCATGTCCTCATTCTTGGTATCGACAAAGCTGGCAAAACG ACGTTCCTGGAGAAGTTGAAAACGATATACTCAATCTCAGAAGGTCTCCCACATGATCGGATTGTTCCTACTGTTGGCCTTAATATTGGTCGTATTGAAGTCGCCAATGCTAAAATCGTCTTTTGGGACCTTGGAGGTCAG CCTGGTTTGCGTTCGATTTGGGAGAAGTATTATGAAGAAGCACACGCATTGATATATTTGATCGACGCAGCTTGCCCATCCCGCTTTGAAGACTCAAAATCCGCTCTAG AAAAAGCACTGCGGCACGAGGATTTGCAAGGAGCGCCTCTTTTGATATTGGCAAACAAGCAA GATCTCCCAAATGCTGTCTCAGCTGAGGAGCTAGACCGATACCTGGATCTAAAGAAACTAGACGAAAGGGTGTACATGTTTGAAGCAGCTTCTGGATATGATGG GCGAGGAATCAAAGAGAGTATAGAATGGCTGGTGGGAGTGATGGAGAGAAGCAAAAGAACGGAAGCATTAAGAGCCCGTGCAGGATATGTTCCTGTCCCAACTTCCTAG
- the LOC106347811 gene encoding putative uncharacterized protein DDB_G0287975 yields MEIRVKCGCGEEECSEWMIVELQGVVETQSSFQGSVQNLEIGHLCHSDSSQETYTFTVGYHELTGSKVTLKKPLLVLKKLQKGTDGSSKKETELEVVGIIRSKILFKTRPKPLFSGTN; encoded by the exons ATGGAGATTCGAGTGAAGTGTGGGTGTGGAGAAGAGGAGTGTAGCGAGTGGATGATCGTAGAACTCCAAGGCGTCGTGGAAACTCAGTCTTCGTTCCAAGGTTCTGTTCAGAATCTCGAGATCGGTCATCTCTGTCACTCCGATTCCTCccag GAAACCTACACGTTCACGGTGGGTTACCATGAACTCACGGGCTCCAAGGTGACTCTGAAGAAACCATTGTTGGTTTTGAAGAAGCTTCAAAAGGGTACAGATGGTTCTTCAAAGAAAGAAACGGAACTGGAAGTTGTCGGGATTATAAGGTCAAAGATCTTGTTTAAGACCAGACCTAAGCCTCTCTTTTCAG GAACAAATTAG
- the LOC106347812 gene encoding methyl-CpG-binding domain-containing protein 13, with amino-acid sequence MDGEGISDGLSAERKVEIRVNKNGRKVIVEKSAAEGLPEGWIKKLVISNRSGRKRRDPFFIDPQSEYIFPSFRAASRYVETGDIGHYARKFKESDTEDNDSGNGKNVLLLESADALLEKEKNIDVNNSKRRRNSSSSSGEHSENCKMNSEVSSVISQVLKDLGKKKDVNDPVENQPIAKRVTRSQTKANETEEVDVHVKPRLRSASSQSPQKRSVMKEEDVRDSAEKGITRSKAIVKKNELANSVARRASKRLAGIELEPTPELDTITKAQRVAPPDNDDDGTAGKCKPPVDPIAVTSGLKKMDIPLTKEEAKSYNTEHSFPKPNAAASSTSMNRVSAELELEMQIEKMGKPGGSKVSGDKKKMKMPQVTSQVELNPVFRLEGYKQKEEMSPVSPLSCKTSATKREKTAGGKRLGRSSANANKVTSPKANEISSSNKEEHPHTHPYDNGNSTQRRNKLSSNLFESSVVRGTCSEVMEMSNNTNSFSSSSAATLADLWKDPCIAFAIKTLTGDTLRFPNNTAAISSDPKSNHAKQKGVTFLPETPQNANAYSGKPGVSSESAPGMDMWKDPCIDFAIKTLTGAIPIVSNDPVVRPKHEGMTMTSSSRQEHEGRQKQHL; translated from the exons ATGGATGGAGAAGGGATCTCTGATGGGTTATCGGCGGAAAGGAAAGTGGAAATCAGAGTAAATAAGAACGGGAGAAAG GTTATAGTTGAGAAATCTGCAGCTGAAGGGTTACCTGAAGGATGGATCAAGAAGCTTGTTATATCAAACAGATCAGGCCGTAAAAGAAGAGATCCA TTCTTCATTGACCCTCAAAGTGAGTATATCTTCCCATCCTTCAGAGCTGCATCACGTTATGTTGAGACTGGCGATATTGGGCATTATGCACGCAAGTTCAAGGAAAGCGATACTGAAGATAATGATTCCGGAAATGGCAAGAACGTT CTTCTTCTGGAGTCTGCTGATGCTTTACTGGAAAAGGAGAAGAACATTGATGTTAATAATAGTAAACGGAGAAgaaactcatcttcttcttctggtgaaCATTCTGAGAATT GTAAAATGAATTCCGAAGTGAGCAGTGTAATCTCACAAGTTCTCAAGGATTTGGGGAAGAAGAAAGATGTGAATGATCCTGTCGAGAACCAGCCAATTGCAAAACGTGTTACTAGGAGCCAAACTAAAGCAAATGAGACTGAGGAAGTAGACGTACATGTAAAACCCAGACTGAGAAGTGCTAGTTCACAAAGTCCACAGAAGAGATCTGTGATGAAGGAGGAAGATGTAAGAGATTCTGCTGAAAAAGGGATCACGAGGAGTAAGGCTATAGTGAAGAAGAATGAGTTAGCTAATAGTGTAGCAAGAAGAGCATCAAAACGATTAGCTGGTATTGAGCTTGAACCTACCCCTGAACTGGATACAATAACCAAAGCTCAACGAGTAGCACCTCCTGATAATGATGACGATGGCACGGCCGGAAAGTGCAAGCCACCTGTGGATCCTATTGCTGTTACCAGCGGATTGAAAAAGATGGATATACCTCTCACTAAGGAAGAAGCCAAAAGCTATAATACTGAGCATTCATTTCCAAAACCAAATGCTGCTGCTTCCTCTACAAGCATGAATCGCGTGAGTGCAGAATTAGAATTGGAAATGCAGATAGAAAAGATGGGTAAACCAGGAGGCAGTAAAGTCTCTGgagacaagaagaagatgaagatgccACAGGTGACATCCCAGGTGGAACTGAACCCAGTTTTTCGTCTTGAGGGTTACAAGCAGAAGGAAGAAATGTCGCCAGTGTCACCATTATCTTGCAAAACTTCTGCAACAAAGCGTGAGAAGACAGCAGGAGGCAAAAGATTGGGACGGTCGAGTGCAAATGCTAATAAAGTTACTAGTCCGAAAGCAAATGAGATCTCATCATCAAATAAAGAAGAGCATCCGCATACGCATCCTTATGATAACGGAAATTCCACTCAGAGGAGAAATAAACTAAGCAGCAACTTATTTGAATCATCTGTTGTTAGAGGCACATGCTCAGAAGTGATGGAGATGAGTAATAATACCAAcagcttctcctcctcctctgcaGCAACTCTTGCAGATCTTTGGAAAGATCCTTGCATTGCCTTTGCTATCAAAACACTGACCGGAGACACGCTTCGTTTTCCCAACAACACTGCCGCAATCTCTTCTGATCCAAAGAGCAATCATGCCAAGCAGAAAGGAGTCACATTTCTCCCAGAGACGCCTCAAAACGCTAACGCATACTCTGGCAAACCAGGAGTGTCTAGTGAATCAGCGCCGGGTATGGATATGTGGAAAGACCCGTGTATCGACTTTGCTATAAAAACCCTGACGGGGGCGATCCCTATAGTGTCAAATGACCCGGTTGTAAGACCAAAACATGAAGGGATGACGATGACATCATCATCAAGACAGGAACATGAAGGTAGGCAAAAGCAGCATCTGTGA